The DNA window tcatataaattaaaattaataataagtgatacacattttttttattttatccaataacacacttcttcaagtatatttttaaattcattttaattgaaataatttttttaaaactatttggaATATATGCAGAGGAAGTGACTGCTGTGTCCTATTAAAATTATCAAAATCGATAATTTGGGACGAGGCTTCAATggttcacaatttttttttgaagcaTTGGATAAAACCCTCGGAGACATCATGGTAGGATCCAAATCATCTGACAGAATATTTGGAGGTAAGGTTAGTGTTTTTACAGGAGATTTCAGGCATATTCTACCAGTTATACAAAGAGGAAGTCGTTCAGATATAATTCATGCCACAATTAATTCTTCATACATATGGGATCATTTTGTCATTTTGAAACTTACATAGAACACGAGACTTCAATAGTATGTGATTAGCACAAGTCCTTCTGAGTTGGAACAATTTTCGAACTGGATATTAAAACCCGGGGATGGAAAGTTAGCAAAATCTGATGATGGTTATGCAGAGATTGATATTCCTCCAGAATTGTTGATCACAGATTTTGATGATCCACTTCAAGCAATATTTCAAAACACATATCCAAATTTTGGTGTTAATTACCATAATGAAACATTCTTGCAATCAAGGGCAATATTGGCTGGAACCATTGAGACTGTTGATCTAATAAAACAATATGTATTAGAATTTCTACCAGGTAATTTCCATTTAGTATGTTTAAATTTTGTTTCCTATTTGACATTATTTAGCATGTGACTTATAAATAAACATTCAACAAATTTCAGGCGAACAAAAGGAATATTTATCTTTTGATTCAGTTGATACATTTGGTGGTGACGCCAATGAATCTTTTGATGTTTTTACTCCTGAGTTTTTGAATACGCTCAGAAATTATGGTCTTCCCAATCACAAGATTATATTAAAGATTGGTACTCCAATAATGCTTCTTAGAAATATTGATCAATCAGAAGATTTGTGCAATGGGACACGGCTCATTCTTACAAGATTGGCAGATCATGTTATCGAAGCAAAAATTATTTCAGGCAAAAACATCGGAGGTGTCGTATATATTGCAAGAATGAATATTACTCCTACTCAGTCCCTATGGCCCTTCAAGATGACTAGAAGGTAATTTCCTATAACTGTATGTTATGCCGTGACGATTAACAAGTCTCAAGGTCAGTCATTGGATTATGTCGGTATATATTTGTCCAGGAGCGTCTTCAGCCACAGTCAAATTTATGTTGCAGTTTCAAgggtaaaaagtaaaaaaaaggttttaagaTAATAATTCATGATAAAGATGACAAAACGTTGGCGACTACAACAAAATGTTGTTTTCAAAGAGGTTATTGAAAACTTATAGAatgtgaattttattcatttaaatgtttcATGCATTCTTAACACAAGTACATCGTTTATATACATTTGATCagaatttgaagttgttgttttcacttttttatttttagtgaGACACAAGTTTATTTCTTAAGTTTGGTCGGAGATTATGAAGATCATcaacatcattttttttcttaatttcaaTGAGATACATATTTACTGTTtaaattttatgcattttttatcctacaattttaattttatgtgtgTACTTATATCCTTCATTCCAAGATTTGTTTCTTTACATTATTGACAATATTTCTGACATTTTAAAGAAACTGATATGAGAGAAACATATTTAATTGTCAATTATAATTTAACATAGAACATCATAGACTATAGAcatcttataattttattttagagtCATTGTTTCTTTACCATCATTTTGGTGTTTCCATTTCATTAAGAATTTTTCCCACCTCCCTCCAGCGAAaacccaaaactgcccctgcttcggagatgcatctccgaagtttttttttttgattttttttttgacttcggaaatgcatctccgaaaacaccaaaaaagtggtgttttcggagatacatttccgaagtcaaaaaaattcaaaaatcgtgaatattttcggaagttcatttccgaaaatattgctgcatatacaaatttccctccttcactatttcatcatttttctccaaaacttccccaaaccttctccaaaacccaatcaatctccatccatttttcgtcctaaaatcaagtttcaaaccgttgatcacgttaaagggagcatagaaagctacaatttcaggtaaacatcactcatttattcccctatttcactacattgattgatgaattttatgctgaaactgatatggttcggaagttcatttccgaaatatattacctaacaaatttcggaaatgaacttccgaaatatgccctggcagtcaaaaaaaactgttttggccaacttttgctaattttttcatttgttaggtatggtgcatccggacaacattgtgcaagacgatgacgcAGTAGTTCCAGTAGTTGTcagcgttaataacgatccggttatcgatGTTAATCATATGATCAATACGGTTGATGTTCGGaaagaatttacaaatgatcggagcttcggtagtcgcgaacaattgattaaGTGGGTTgggaacgaagctagtaaacttggatttggaattgttattttaaggtcggacaactgaaatagtaggcggaaagctttcattgttttgaattgcgaacggggtgggagttatgtacaatcaaaccgggtgctaaaacacgacgacacgggatcgagaaagtgcgggtgcccttttaagttgcgtgctactcggagggttgatgatttgtggcggttaaccgtaatttgtggaattcataatcatgccttggatgtcaagttacacggacatccaatggcgtgtcgtttatcccgcgaagagaggaatgtgatatcgaacttaacgatagtcaaaatggcgcctcgcaacatacttgccgatttgaagcgtaagaaaccgaaTAGAGTTTCAAATATCaaacaagtttacaatgaacgacacaatccaaaagttttgaatatgggccctcggtcggaaatgcaacaacttttgaaactactaggcgataacaaatatgtttcaagcttccgaacctccgaggacaaagttacggtgcgtgatattttttggactcatcccgaaagtatcaaattattcaacacatttccagccgttctagtcatggattcgacgtacaagacaaacaaatataggcttcctcttcgagagatagtcggtgtgacctcgacggacaagacttattcggtcgggtttgcttttttggagtgtgaaaaagaagacaactttacacgggccttgggaatttgcaagtctttgttagttgatcaagaggttatgccaaacgtaaTTGTCACCGActgggacaatgctttgatgaatgcggttgataccgtcttcccaacatcgaccgcgttactttgtcggtatcacataacttgcaacgtgagaagtaagttgaaacccgcggttgggaaaaaagataggccggatgaaaacgataaagttatcaaagccggtgttgtggttgagaggataatggcggcatggagggaaattttggatgcacacTCCGAAGAGGTATATACCGAGAAagtggtacactttaggtctttgtgtggttccattaagacattttgtcattacgtcgaatccaccattcttgacaaagttagagaaaaagtcgtgtgcgcttggacaaatcgagttagacatcttggttgcaccacgactaatcgagttgaatccgcacatgcggtcttcaagaggtggttgggtgatagcaagggagatttgtgtcggggatgggacaccgtcaaccaaatgctccaaaatcaacacaatgaaattcaaacatcgttcagTCGGAGCAAGACgattatggaacaccggtataagggccaaattctattctcccaattgatttacaacatatcccggacgggtttgaattttttgtttcatgaagcgaagcggctggagaccacggggccggatagttctttatgtgggtgtaccattagaactacatacggccttccatgtgcttgtatactttcaaaaaagaagaagttgaattcaccaatacgcatggatgaggtagccgaccattggaagaaacttcattttgatgattttgacccgccgaaggaaaatgactccaaaatcaccatctccgacgagttggaagtgataatggagaagtttgctaaagcggatgacaccaccaaaatgcacttaaaagaacaattgcaaaaaattgcatttccggagaccaccgatttgaaaccgccatctcaaccggttaaaacgaaaggtgcaccgaaaaagtccaaagttacacaagaagacacataAACAAAACAATCTccatcctactttgaacatgttgatgcatcattcccggattcaccgacaccgaagtccaagtgtagtggtaacaaaggagcccgtatttcgaagccacctcgcacactgccgatcaaaaaatcaccgattgtctacattgatgagatgccactttttatgcacaaatatatcgataacatcgttgatgttggaggcgacgatgattgtggatatcgggccgtagcgggtttgctcggtaaaggggaaaataatcacactttagtccgacgggaactcattgcggagttgacttcttatcgggacatctacggccgactatatgaaaatcaagaaaagtttacgaaaattcatgatgcacttgttccatcacttactggtatcgctccggtttcgaagtggatgtcattccccgagatgAGTTATCTAATAGCAAGTGTATATGATATGgtgtgcgtcgatttgacgaggtttggactaagtgagactttctttccacttcatagtcgaccgccgttggacgcgtcgggccgcatcatatgcatcgggtatctatgATCGCGGCACTttgttcaagtgtttttgaaaccgggttgtcctataccggctacttcttgtcaatggacggcacatcgttcaaatgaggcggagacttggccggatctgttcgtttcgagaatggcggagtttgaagaaatgatgagcaaagagcgcgagcaaaatagagagcgattgaagaacgtacctattttggacttaggatccaccgattggttcggtgaattttagtttgttccgaatcgtttttgtttgtagtgatcatttttgtatgtattgttgtttatcatgtaaaatcggaccgattcaatacatatataatataagtatgttttatgtcatcattgtgtaatttaagtctattttga is part of the Vicia villosa cultivar HV-30 ecotype Madison, WI linkage group LG2, Vvil1.0, whole genome shotgun sequence genome and encodes:
- the LOC131651520 gene encoding uncharacterized protein LOC131651520, yielding MVGSKSSDRIFGGKYVISTSPSELEQFSNWILKPGDGKLAKSDDGYAEIDIPPELLITDFDDPLQAIFQNTYPNFGVNYHNETFLQSRAILAGTIETVDLIKQYVLEFLPGEQKEYLSFDSVDTFGGDANESFDVFTPEFLNTLRNYGLPNHKIILKIGTPIMLLRNIDQSEDLCNGTRLILTRLADHVIEAKIISGKNIGGVVYIARMNITPTQSLWPFKMTRR